One Sesamum indicum cultivar Zhongzhi No. 13 unplaced genomic scaffold, S_indicum_v1.0 C01451, whole genome shotgun sequence genomic window, ATAGTTCAATTGGACATGTAGGTTATATTCGTACTGGTTTCTCATGTGGAACCATAGAAGGAATTCAATCACTACTAATTGGTATCTTTATTTATGCATCAATGACGATAGATGCATTCGCCATAGTTTCAGCATTACGGCAAACCCGTGTCAAATATATAGCGGATTTGGGCGCTCTAGCCAAAACGAATCCTATTTTGGCTATTACCTTCTCCATTACTATGTTCTCATACGCAGGAATACCCCCGTTAGCCGGCTTTTGTAGCaaattctatttgtttttcgCCGCTTTGGGTTGTGGGGCTTACTTCCTAGCCCCAGTGGGAGTAGTGACTAGCGTTATAGGTCGTTGGGCGGCCGGAAGGTTGCCACGAGTAAGTCAGTTT contains:
- the LOC105155298 gene encoding uncharacterized protein LOC105155298 translates to MWAPDIYEGSPTPVTAFLSIAPKISISANISRVSIYGSYGATLQQIFFFCSIASMILGALAAMAQTKVKRLLAHSSIGHVGYIRTGFSCGTIEGIQSLLIGIFIYASMTIDAFAIVSALRQTRVKYIADLGALAKTNPILAITFSITMFSYAGIPPLAGFCSKFYLFFAALGCGAYFLAPVGVVTSVIGRWAAGRLPRVSQFGG